In one Rutidosis leptorrhynchoides isolate AG116_Rl617_1_P2 chromosome 8, CSIRO_AGI_Rlap_v1, whole genome shotgun sequence genomic region, the following are encoded:
- the LOC139863419 gene encoding uncharacterized protein → MQTINLFTGDKEITDTWTWSLVGNHKFTVKILSDIVDEKLLATGSLSDTPTMRNNFVPKKLKIFVWRLVKRRLPVRIELDKRGIDLHSVRCLLCDDDTESIDHTFIFCSYGMEVWNKVYRWWGLGNFVNLSTNEILRGNSSSAMSCFGNKVWQAV, encoded by the coding sequence ATGCAAACAATTAATCTTTTTACTGGAGATAAAGAAATAACTGATACATGGACGTGGTCATTAGTGGGCAACCATAAATTTACTGTCAAAATTTTATCCGACATCGTCGATGAAAAGTTACTGGCTACTGGATCGTTATCGGATACACCTACTATGCGTAATAACTTTGTTCCTAAAAAATTGAAAATTTTTGTGTGGCGGCTTGTGAAGAGAAGGCTTCCGGTACGAATTGAGCTCGACAAGAGAGGTATTGATCTTCATAGCGTTCGTTGTCTCCTATGCGATGATGACACGGAATCTATAGATCATACTTTTATTTTTTGCTCATATGGTATGGAAGTTTGGAATAAAGTTTACCGGTGGTGGGGACTTGGTAATTTCGTGAACCTTAGCACCAATGAAATTCTTCGTGGTAACTCATCCTCCGCTATGTCATGTTTTGGAAATAAAGTTTGGCAAGCGGTTTAG